Proteins from one Silurus meridionalis isolate SWU-2019-XX chromosome 3, ASM1480568v1, whole genome shotgun sequence genomic window:
- the LOC124382756 gene encoding CD209 antigen-like protein A: protein MSKSVYGNSRFSRGYLEDSTQPHEDIYMNQDATEMQMTTSKKTTMSSEQNSSGCRCYRLAVVCLMMLVVLLLAAIAILWFKLTTEKDQIHTSYNSMTTKRDQLQTIYNNLTAEEELLKNNFTSVAKERDQLQRKTDELQKNIFQLKNNINTPGWRYFSFSIYYISTEKKSWSESRQNCKEKGADLVIINNREEQDIVEVWRRGEGAWIGANDRNNEGIWKWVDGTAVSDGFWSSGEPNSKGEEDCAVSGYRSEPVPNWVDISCDSQYIWICEKNINI, encoded by the exons ATGAGTAAATCAGTTTATGGAAACTCAAGATTTTCTAGAGGATATCTAGAGGATAGCACTCAACCACATGAAGATATCTACATGAATCAAGATGCAACAGAAATGCAAATGACTACAAGCAAAAAAACGACTATGAGCTCAG AACAAAACAGCTCTGGATGCAGATGTTACAGACTGGCTGTGGTGTGTCTGATGATGCTGGTGGTTCTCTTGCTGGCTGCCATCGCAATACTGTGGTTCAAGCTGACCACAGAGAAAGACCAGATACACACCAGTTATAACAGCATGACTACAAAgagagaccagttacagaccatTTACAACAATCTGACGGCTGAGGAGGAACTGTTAAAGAACAATTTCACAAGTGTTGCTAAAGAAAGAGACCAGCTGCAGAGGAAAACAGATGAACtccagaaaaatatttttcaactgA AGAATAATATTAACACACCAGGATGGAGATACTTCAGCTTCAGTATTTACTACATCTCAACTGAGAAGAAGAGCTGGAGTGAGAGCAGACAAAACTGCAAGGAGAAAGGAGCAGACCTGGTGATCATAAATAACAGAGAggaacag GACATTGTTGAAGTGTGGAGAAGAGGAGAGGGTGCTTGGATTGGTGCAAATGATAGAAACAATGAGGGGATCTGGAAATGGGTGGATGGTACAGCAGTGAGTGATGG GTTCTGGAGTAGTGGGGAACCCAACAGCAAAGGTGAAGAGGATTGTGCTGTATCTGGCTATCGGTCTGAACCTGTACCAAACTGGGTTGATATTTCGTGCGATTCCCAGTATATTTGGATCTGTGAGAAGAACATTAATAtctaa
- the LOC124382757 gene encoding C-type lectin domain family 12 member B-like isoform X2: MSESVYETMHSSSVNLKDKQNLHEDIYMSEVPETQLARSNKTTLTLEPSSAGHRCYRLVMVILLMLVVLLLSVVVTLWVNFHNMSVARGRLEISYNNLTIERDSLKKSYKTVAEERAQFQAKSDELQEMLSQLKKDINTPGWRYFSSSIYYISTEKKSWSESRQNCKERGTDLVIINNREEQSAFGSFQSHILTDESGKLWIPWTHRNYGRILTP, translated from the exons atgaGTGAATCGGTTTATGAAACCATGCACAGCAGCTCAGTCAATCTAAAGGACAAACAGAATTTACATGAAGATATCTACATGAGTGAAGTTCCAGAAACTCAACTGGCCAGAAGCAATAAAACAACTCTAACTTTAG AACCTAGCTCTGCAGGACACAGATGTTACAGACTGGTTATGGTGATTCTGCTGATGCTGGTTGTTCTCTTGCTTTCTGTCGTCGTAACACTCTGGGTCAATTTCCACAACATGTCTGTAGCAAGAGGCCGGTTAGAGATCAGTTACAACAATCTGACGATAGAAAGAGACAGCTTAAAGAAAAGTTACAAAACTGTGGCTGAAGAGAGAGCTCAGTTTCAGGCGAAGAGTGATGAACTCCAGGAGATGCTTTCTCAGCTAA AGAAAGATATTAACACACCAGGATGGAGATACTTCAGCTCCAGTATTTATTACATCTCTACTGAGAAGAAGAGCTGGAGTGAGAGCAGACAAAACTGCAAGGAGAGAGGAACAGACCTGGTGATCATAAATAACAGAGAGGAAcag tctgcatttgggtccttccagTCACATATCCTGACAGACGAATCTGGCAAATTATGGATCCCAtggacacacaggaactatGGGAGGATATTGACTCCCTGA
- the LOC124382755 gene encoding CD209 antigen-like protein A: MSKSIYGNLEDGRSRDLEDNTNSYEAIYMNEKTPEMQITTRKKANMSSEQNSSGCRCYRLAVVCLMMLVVLLLAAIAILWFKLTTEKDQIHTSYNNMTTQIDQLETSNYKLTAEEEQLKTNCTIVAKEREQLQRKTDELQKKLFQLKTDINTPGWRYFNSSIYYISTVKKSWSKSSQDCKERGADLVIINSKEEQEFVGLWRRGENTWIGASDRDKEGVWKWVDGTAITNKFWSKGEPNNVGDEDCAVSGYHTELENWYDVLCNREFIWICKKIINM; encoded by the exons ATGAGTAAATCAATTTATGGAAACTTAGAAGATGGAAGATCGCGTGATCTAGAGGACAACACAAATTCATATGAAGCAAtctacatgaatgaaaaaacaccagaaatgcaaataactacaagaaaaaaagcaaatatgagCTCAG AACAAAACAGCTCTGGGTGCAGATGTTACAGACTGGCTGTGGTGTGTCTGATGATGCTGGTGGTTCTCTTGCTGGCTGCCATCGCAATACTGTGGTTCAAGCTGACAACAGAGAAAGACCAGATACACACCAGTTATAACAACATGACTACACAGATAGACCAGTTAGAGACCAGTAACTACAAGCTGACTGCTGAGGAGGAACAGTTAAAGACCAATTGCACAATTGTTgcaaaagaaagagaacagCTGCAGAGGAAAACAGATGAACTCCAGAAAAAGCTTTTTCAGCTGA AGACAGACATTAACACACCAGGATGGAGATACTTCAACTCCAGTATTTACTACATCTCTACTGTGAAGAAGAGCTGGAGCAAGAGCAGCCAGGACTGTAAGGAAAGAGGAGCAGACCTGGTGATCATAAACAGCAAAGAGGAACAG GAATTTGTTGGTTTGTGGAGAAGAGGTGAAAATACTTGGATTGGTGCGAGTGACAGAGACAAGGAAGGAGTCTGGAAATGGGTAGATGGAACGGCAATCACTAATAA GTTCTGGAGCAAGGGGGAACCCAACAATGTCGGGGATGAGGACTGTGCAGTGTCTGGCTATCATACTGAGCTTGAAAATTGGTATGATGTTTTGTGTAATAGGGAATTTATTTGGATCtgtaagaaaataattaatatgtaa
- the LOC124382757 gene encoding CD209 antigen-like protein E isoform X1, whose product MSESVYETMHSSSVNLKDKQNLHEDIYMSEVPETQLARSNKTTLTLEPSSAGHRCYRLVMVILLMLVVLLLSVVVTLWVNFHNMSVARGRLEISYNNLTIERDSLKKSYKTVAEERAQFQAKSDELQEMLSQLKKDINTPGWRYFSSSIYYISTEKKSWSESRQNCKERGTDLVIINNREEQDIVEVWRRGEGAWIGANDRNNEGIWKWVDGTAVSDGFWSSGEPNNKGEEDCAVSGYRSEPVPNWVDISCDSQYIWICEKNINI is encoded by the exons atgaGTGAATCGGTTTATGAAACCATGCACAGCAGCTCAGTCAATCTAAAGGACAAACAGAATTTACATGAAGATATCTACATGAGTGAAGTTCCAGAAACTCAACTGGCCAGAAGCAATAAAACAACTCTAACTTTAG AACCTAGCTCTGCAGGACACAGATGTTACAGACTGGTTATGGTGATTCTGCTGATGCTGGTTGTTCTCTTGCTTTCTGTCGTCGTAACACTCTGGGTCAATTTCCACAACATGTCTGTAGCAAGAGGCCGGTTAGAGATCAGTTACAACAATCTGACGATAGAAAGAGACAGCTTAAAGAAAAGTTACAAAACTGTGGCTGAAGAGAGAGCTCAGTTTCAGGCGAAGAGTGATGAACTCCAGGAGATGCTTTCTCAGCTAA AGAAAGATATTAACACACCAGGATGGAGATACTTCAGCTCCAGTATTTATTACATCTCTACTGAGAAGAAGAGCTGGAGTGAGAGCAGACAAAACTGCAAGGAGAGAGGAACAGACCTGGTGATCATAAATAACAGAGAGGAAcag GACATTGTTGAAGTGTGGAGAAGAGGAGAGGGTGCTTGGATTGGTGCAAATGATAGAAACAATGAGGGGATCTGGAAATGGGTGGATGGTACAGCAGTGAGCGATGG GTTCTGGAGTAGTGGGGAACCCAACAACAAAGGTGAAGAGGATTGTGCTGTATCTGGCTATCGGTCTGAACCTGTACCAAACTGGGTTGATATTTCCTGCGATTCCCAGTATATTTGGATCTGTGAGAAGAACATTAATAtctaa